One genomic segment of Campylobacter sp. includes these proteins:
- a CDS encoding FTR1 family protein: MKFFKFAILALIFPFCMLLAQTDYRAEAAAIKEKFAQAVKFYVDGNNSEARKITQEAYFGHFENLEAGIRINLSQKKSYDMEKQFGDIRKAIKAEKPLNEIQAMIDNLNREIDEVLPVIESGHRLVAEYQDGGDGSTSVPASGGNSAASGTTSPWMSVYTEFKTELDNAKAAFDKKDTAALKAALNRAKFDIYRNERLEEAVRKYVSSQTDQSIQQIIGNLLREDADTDKSKFDEAINALDNLALKAVNDLPQESYSIAPQTALAQSDTSEDEGKDFTPIVQNIKDKMAKVLQLYESGKVDDAIDESGNIYFDEYEESGMENIVGAKNTQLKLDTEASFNKISALMRAGASKEQIVAAQNKLFDQLTQSLELTKKSSNWDLFLYAFIIILREGFEALIIVAAVIALLIKSGNSRHLNIVYSALGVAVVLSIATAYGLNYIFGSENAGQTREVMEGAVMLIAVVLLFYVGFWLLSNASSKKWSAYIQGQISNSLSSGDSKMLWWTVFLAVYREGAETVLFYLALLFDAKSPAATSMVAAGFVAGLAALIIVYIVIKKFSLKIAIKPFFIATSVIIFYMSVVFVGKGVMELVEGKVFVPTVIDGLPTITWIGFYPYVQSLVPQAVMIVLLIVGILILKNKQKNKS, from the coding sequence ATGAAATTTTTTAAATTTGCGATTTTGGCTCTTATTTTTCCATTTTGCATGTTGCTGGCGCAGACCGATTATCGCGCCGAAGCGGCGGCGATTAAAGAAAAATTTGCCCAGGCGGTTAAATTTTATGTAGACGGCAATAACTCGGAGGCCAGAAAGATAACCCAAGAGGCGTATTTCGGGCATTTTGAAAATTTAGAAGCCGGCATTCGCATAAATTTAAGTCAGAAAAAATCCTACGATATGGAGAAGCAATTCGGCGATATCCGTAAAGCGATCAAAGCTGAAAAGCCTCTAAATGAGATCCAAGCAATGATCGATAATCTAAATCGCGAGATTGACGAGGTTCTGCCTGTGATTGAATCTGGTCATCGTCTCGTAGCCGAGTATCAAGACGGAGGCGATGGCAGCACTTCTGTGCCAGCCTCAGGCGGGAATTCCGCAGCATCCGGTACAACTTCGCCGTGGATGAGCGTCTATACGGAATTTAAAACTGAGCTGGATAATGCTAAAGCTGCGTTTGATAAAAAAGACACTGCTGCGCTAAAAGCTGCGCTAAATCGCGCTAAATTTGATATCTACCGCAACGAACGTCTAGAGGAGGCAGTGCGAAAATATGTCTCATCTCAGACCGATCAATCGATTCAGCAGATCATCGGAAATCTCTTGCGCGAGGATGCAGATACGGACAAATCAAAATTTGACGAAGCGATAAACGCCCTAGATAATCTAGCATTAAAAGCCGTAAATGATTTGCCGCAAGAAAGCTACTCCATAGCGCCGCAGACTGCGTTAGCACAAAGCGATACTAGCGAGGATGAGGGCAAGGATTTTACGCCGATTGTGCAAAATATCAAAGACAAAATGGCTAAGGTTTTGCAGCTTTACGAAAGCGGCAAGGTTGATGATGCGATCGACGAGAGCGGTAATATCTACTTTGATGAATACGAAGAGAGCGGCATGGAGAATATCGTCGGTGCTAAAAATACTCAGCTTAAGCTAGACACCGAAGCAAGCTTTAATAAAATTTCGGCTCTTATGCGCGCGGGTGCTTCCAAAGAGCAGATTGTAGCGGCGCAAAACAAGCTATTTGATCAGCTCACCCAAAGCCTAGAGCTAACGAAGAAATCAAGCAATTGGGATCTATTCTTATACGCGTTTATCATCATCTTGCGTGAAGGATTTGAAGCGCTCATCATCGTAGCCGCAGTCATCGCTCTACTTATAAAATCCGGCAACTCAAGGCACCTAAATATCGTTTACAGCGCTCTTGGCGTCGCGGTTGTGCTAAGTATCGCTACAGCTTACGGGCTGAATTATATCTTTGGTAGCGAAAATGCAGGACAAACGCGCGAAGTGATGGAGGGCGCGGTGATGTTAATCGCCGTAGTTCTGCTATTTTATGTGGGCTTTTGGCTTCTTTCAAATGCAAGCTCCAAAAAGTGGAGCGCCTATATCCAAGGTCAAATTTCAAACAGCCTAAGTTCTGGCGATAGCAAGATGCTTTGGTGGACGGTATTTTTAGCGGTTTATCGCGAGGGCGCAGAGACGGTGCTATTTTACCTGGCACTACTTTTCGATGCTAAAAGTCCGGCTGCTACCAGCATGGTAGCAGCAGGCTTTGTAGCGGGTCTGGCGGCTCTTATTATAGTTTATATCGTCATCAAAAAATTCTCGCTTAAAATCGCCATCAAGCCATTTTTCATCGCTACATCAGTCATTATCTTTTATATGTCCGTCGTATTCGTGGGCAAGGGCGTGATGGAGCTAGTCGAGGGCAAGGTATTCGTGCCTACGGTAATAGACGGGCTTCCTACGATTACGTGGATCGGATTTTATCCTTACGTCC